The genomic DNA GGGTTTGCCGAAGGGCGCCGCATCATTGAAGCCTACTATGCCAAGCATGCGGCAGATTTTTTTCATCCGCTTTCCGTGGAAATGAAAAGTACGCTCGATATGGACGGCCTAAACTTAATCAGTATTTTGGACAGAATAGATTACTTGGGCGACGGGAAAATCAAAATTTTAGATTATAAAACAGGAAAAACCGTTCAACGCGAGCCGGACCAGTTGTATATGTATCAAAAAGTGGTGGAAACCTCTCCCGCCATTAAAGCGCTCGTGCAACAGAAAGACCCGAGCGTGAAGGAACTTCGGGTCGGGGAATTGAGTTTTTATCACCTGCCCACTTTAACGGAAATGACTTTTGAGCGTGCCCCCGATTTGGAAATTTTGGAATTTTGGCAAAAAGTCCTGAAAATTGCCGATAATATCCGTGCCGGTAAGTTTGACCCTACCCCCGGAGAAAACCAATGCCGTTGGTGCGATTATCGCAACCTTTGCCCCGTTTTTACCGGAAAGGACTATACGGGCCCTACGGGCTATGCTGCGCGCGGTGCGCTTTCGTTTCCTCCTGCCGCTTCCGTCACTCCCTCGGTTGCCGAGCCGGAAGTGAAAAGCGAGCAGGATATTTTAAGTGAAAAAATCGACCGTTGCGGTGATTTGTTGCAAGAAGCCAAACAACTCCAAAAAGAGATTATCGACCTGATGCGCAAAAATAATTTTGAACGTCACTTCGGTAAAAATTACAAAGCCGAACTCTCCCGCGTGGAAAAATTGGAATTTACCGATAAAGAAAAAGTGGTGGAATTGTTGCGTACGCTTAAACTTTTGGCCAAAGTGTTGGTGCCCACGCAAAGCACGGTGGCCGGTTTACTGACGGACGCTACCGTCCCGGCAGAGGCTAAAGCCAAATTACAGGCATTTTCCCGTAAAACCGAAGAAATAAACCTGAACTTGGAGAAAGCAGACTAGTATGAATCCTTCGAAAAAAGATTTTCGCTTGAAATTTTCTGCCGGCGCGGTGTTGGCATCGCTTGCTTTATTTATGCTGGCAAGGGCAGCCCTTTTCCTGCTAAACGGGGCATATTTTTCTTCCCTTTCCCGCGGAGAAATACTTTCGGGCTTTCTAAACGGACTGCGTTTTGATTACTATATGGTGGCTCTTTTAACGGGGCCCGTTTTATTTTTCTTAAACCTGCCCGTTAAGGCCCGTGCTTGGGTGAAGACCTGGGTGTGCGTATGGGCGGCGGAATTTATTTTTATGGCGGGTTTTTTAATCGCTGATTTAATCTATTTCCCCAAGGTTAACCGCCATATTGCCGAAGAAATCTTGCAACTTTCCAACGATTGGGGGTTTATCGTTTCGTATATTTTTACGGAAACTTGGCTCCCTTTGGCTATTTTATTATCCCTTTTCGGTATTTTTGTATGGCAACTGGGCCGTTATGTAAACCGCCGTTATCAGGCGCGGGCCTGGTCTTGGAAGAAAGAAACCGTTACCGGGCTGCTCATTTTACTTTTAATATTCTTGGGGATTCGCGGGCACTTGGGTAGCGGAAAAGCTCTGGGTGTGGCTGATGCGTATAAATATGTTTCTTCTCCCGCCGGTTCGGCTTTGGTGTTAAACGGAGTTTTTACTTCCTATCAAATCGGCCGTAAGGGGGCGGTGGAAGTATCCAACAAATATCCGCAGGATAAAGCCCTCCTTTATGCAAAAGAACAACTGGTTTCTGCCGATGAGGCGGTTTTGGACGAAAAATTCCCCCTGATGCGCAAACGCACCTCTTCTGTGGTTTCCTCGCCGAAATACAATGTGGTTGTTGTGTTATTGGAAGGGTGGCACCCGTATTATGTAGATGCTCTTTCCCATAATGGGTTTGGGGCCACTCCCGTGTTTGACGAGATTGTAAAAAACGGAGTCAATTTTTCAAATGCTTATGCAACGGGCCAACGCAGTATTTTCGGCTTTTCTGCCGTTTTCGCGGGAGTACCCCTGGTGCCGGGCTTACCCATGTTTGGTTATGGGTTGGAATTAACGGCTTTCTCCCCCATGCCTAAGCATTTTGCCGACAAAGGTTACTACACTTTTTTTGCCCAAACCTCCAAGCGTGATTCTTACCGCCTGTGTACGTTGGCTTCTTATTTGGGTGCGCAAGAAAGTTACGGGTGGGAAGATATCCCCGAACGTTTGGAATATCAAGAAAAAGCCCCCTTCGGCTATGATTATGATGCCTTTATGTTTGCGGCCGATAAAATAAAAAATCGTAAGGAACCCAACTTTTTGGCAATGCTTTTTACGGGTATTACGCACGAACCTTTTACCTCCACTTTACCTCAGTTTGATAAACATCCTTACGATTCGTGGGAGCATGGGTTTTTGAACACCTTGTCGTTTGCAGACTGGTCTATCGGGGAATTGATAAATCGTGCCAAAAAAGACGGTTGGTTTGACGATACTGTTTTTGTATTCGTTGCGGATCATGTTTCGGGAGGGAAAAAAGATCCTTCGCTCAAAAATCGCTTTCGTATTCCTCTTGTTTTTTATGCGCCTAAAATTCTTAAGCCCGCGCAGATTGATTATGTGGTTTCTCAGTTGGATATCGTGCCGACTTTGTACCGTTTAACGGGCCTAAACCCTGCTTATACCTCTTTCGGACGGGACTTGTTTGAGAAAGATGCCCCGCGTGCGGCGTTGGTATCGGAAGGTATGAACATCGGGCTTGTGACGGAGCAGGGGGCCATGCGCCATAGCGGCGGGAAAATTTTATCGGTAGAGAAATTTTCTCCCGATTTTGATGAACGGGAAACCGAAAACAAACTTCTTGCTTTGGATAAAGCGGCTTACACTTTGCTAAAAGAAAACCGTTGGTATAACCCTGCATACGGAGAGAAAAAATGACGGAAAAATATATTTTATCGGTAGATTTGGGCACTTCCAGTTTTCGTGCCGCGGCCGTCAGTGCGGACGGACAAATCCGCCTGCAAAAAACGGTTCATATCGTTCCTTCCCGTCCTGCCAAGGGGCTCTCTCAGTACGAGGCAGACGAAATGCTGTCCGTAGCCAAACAAGTTATCAACGAGGTTTTGGAAGAAACCTCCCCCTCCCAAGCGGCGGGTCTTGCCGTTTCTTCCCAGCGTTCCACGGTTGTTCTGTGGGATAAAACCACGGGCAAGGCGTTAGCCCCTGTGTTGACTTGGGAAGACGGCCGTTCCTTTGAAGAAGCCGAGGCCGCGCCCGTTACCCAAGAAGAAGTCCATGCGCTTACCGGACTTTATAAAACCCCCTATTTTTCCGCGCCTAAAATTGCGTGGTGTCTAAAAAATATCCCGCCGGTAAAAGAAGCCCTCGATGCCGGGAATTTGTTGGTGGCGCCTATTGCCAGTTATTTAGTATGGCACTTAACTCAGGGATCTGTTTTTGCCACGGATACTACCTTGGCCCAACGCATGCTTCTTTTGGATATCCGTACCCAAACCTGGAGTGCAAGACTTTGCAACGCTTTCGGTATTCCCATGGTATGTTTACCCGCCTTAAAACCTTCTTGTGCCGACTACGGAACATATAATTATAAAGGCGTTTGTATTCCTGTTTGTGCTATGGGTGGCGATCAGCAAATGGCCGCGGCTTGGAGCAACCTGCCCCAAGGCGGCAGTTTAATTAACTATGGAACGGGTGCTTTTTGGTTGTATAACGCGGGTGAAAAAAATGCTATTTTGCCGGGCACGCTTACTTCTCTTGCGGTATCTGCGGAAAACGAAAAACCCCGCTACTTTTTGGAAGGGCCGGTAAACGCGGCAGGGAGTGCATTGCTTTGGTTAAAAACGCAAGGAATTGCCTTTGCTGACGAAGAACTCAACGATTGGTGTTATTCTGCCCAATCGCCTGTGTGGTTTTTGCCTGCGCTGGGCGGATTGGGTGCCCCCTATTGGAATTTTTCCGTGTCGCCCGTATTTGGCGGTTTATCCCCCCTTACGCGTCGCGAGGACTGGGTTGCCGGGGTAGTCCGCTCCGTAGCCTATTTGCTGGCGGATATCGGCCATTATCTGCAGGCAAACGGGTTTGTACTTAACGGGCCGCTAAAAGCCAGCGGCGGGCTTTCCCGTTTGGCGTATTTGGTGCAATTCCAGGCAGATATTATGCAGAAGGAAATTCTGTTGGAAAAAGATACGCAAGCCAGTGTGCTGGGAGCAGCCCGCAAAACAATGGAATTTTTAGGGTGGGATTCTTCCTCTTGGAAAGAGGAAAGTGCAACAATTGTAAAGCCCGCTTTGCCTTCGGCTGAAGCCATGGAACTATACGGAAAGTGGCAGGCCTTTCTGGGCTGGGCCCTTAAAAAGCCTTTGTAATTAAAAAATGTTTGTGTAAAAAAAGCCCCTCTTGCGAGGGGCTTTTTAGATTTAATTTTTTTTATTGAGCCAAGAGGTCTGCCATATTGATTTCTTGCGGGGCCACGGTGGCTTTTTCTACCGTTTCCTGCACTTTGGCTTTGGTGGCTGTGGCTTTTTTACGAGCCGTCGTGCGGCGTTTTTTAGCCGTTGTTTTGGCTTTATTTACTTTTTGTTTGGTTTGCACTTTGGCGGTTTCGGCCGCTTGTTTTACTTCTTCCGTTTTGGCGGATACTTCTTCGGCCAGCATGGAAGGTTCCGGTGCGGCTTTTCCCAACTTTTGCGCAACTTGGCGATCCATAGCCTCTTGCAAAGCAGCTTGTTTTTGGGCTCTGGCGGCTTCCAATTGTTGTTGCAGGCGAATCAGTTCCGGGTCGTTTTCCAAGGCGGCGGCCTGTTCTTGGAACTGGGCCTCCACTTCCGCGCGAACGGCGGCTTCGGCTGCTTCTTTTTCCGCTTTGATTTTGGCTTCTTGTTTTTCTTGCAATTCTTTTACAACGGCTTCTTGGGAGGCCAGTTGTTCTTCCAAGGCGCGAACTTCAGCCAACTTTTGCGCTTGGATTTGCATGGCTTGTTCTTCAATAGTTCCCTTTTTAGCGGCCAACACATTGGCGGTAGAAGAAGCGGGTAAAAATTCTTCCGTCAAAGAAAATACATTTTTACCGCTGCTGTTTACTTGGGTTAAGTCTGCCCCGTTTTGCACGAAAAGAAGGGCGGCGCGGTCGTTTTTGGCTTTAATAGCGGCCATAACGGGCGTGTTGCCTTCGTTGTCGGCAATGTTCAAATCGGCTTGAGCGGCTACCAATTCTTGGGCCGGGCCTAAGTCTTCGGAATAAACTGCATATGTCAATGCCGTGCGGCCTTGGTGGTCTCTTTCGTTGAGGTTAATGGTTTTTTTTTCTCTCAACAAAATTTCTACGCAGTCTTTGTGATTTTTAGAAGTCGCGCGCATCAAAGGCGTCGTGCCGTTGTTGTCGCGAGCATTGATGTTGGCTCCCAAAGAGATAAGCGTGCGTAACGCATCGGTTTTGTTATGTTCGATGGCGTAGAAAATCGGCGTGCGGCCGGCGAGATCCGGCAAGTTTACATTGGCTTTACCGATTTTTACCAAGTAGCGAATCATATCGCTGTAACCTTCGGCAGAAGCCGCGGAAAGCGCGCTAAGGCCGGTGGCCGGGTTGCGGTAGTCCACATTGGCACCGTTGGTAACCAAAAGTTTTACATTGTTAAGCAACCCTTTTTGGGCGGCATAGATAAGCGGAGTGTTGCCGGCGTTATCGGGCAAGTTGATAGATTGGTTGTTAAGTTTAATCAGGTTGCTGATAAGTTTGGGTTTATCGTAACCGATAGCGTACAAAAGGGCGGTTTTGCCCAAGTCGTCTTTCACGGTTACATCGGCACCTTTTTGAATCAAATAACCCACGGCTTCGTCTTGCCCGGCGGCAGCCCCGGCAATAAGCGGGGTAATGCCGTAACTGGACGCTTCGTTAATGGTGGCTTTGCCGTCTTCCACTAACATTTTGATAATTTCCATGTTACCTTTTTCGGCCGCAATGGTTAAAGGGGTAATACCCGCATAGTTTTTTTCGTTTACATTTACATTTGCATACATCAAAGTGCGCACGCGATCCACATCGCTGATTTTAATGGCGCGCACGAGAGAAGTATCGTACACAAATTTTTTGGTTGCCCGTTTGCGGTTTCCCAAGGTGGTACTTTCGTATTTTTTTTGTTCTGCGCCGAACAAAGTTCCGCGGTAAATATCACCGGGAATCGGTTGTGTGGCGTGCTCGGCAATAGCATCCGTAGCGGAGCGCGGGGCGCTCTCTCCGAGGACAAGTCCTTCATACCCTGTGTAGTAGTCGTCCCCCGTCTGTGCATCTTGCGCGCAGAGCGGAAGGGCGGCCAGTGCTAAAACTAAAATGACACTTAATTTTTTCATGTGTTTCCCTCCGATACTATATTATAGCAAGAGGAAAGGAATTTTTGACACAATTTTTTAAAAGTTATGTAATGTAAAAGAATTAAAGGAAAATAAACCTTTATTTTTTGAAGAAAACTTGCAATTTTTCAAATCACAATGTAAGATAAGAGTATAAAGGTATGGTTGTACCGTAAGATTTATCCCCCAGAACCTTTCGATTTACCCCCCGAACGGTTCTGAACAAAGAGCAGGGCACATCCCCCTGCTCTTTTTGTTTTATATTAGAAGGAAAAATAAAACCGCCCCTTACGAGGCGGTTAAATTATCTCGCAATTTTCTTACAGAGAAATCGCGCTTACCGGGCAGAGCAACTTGTCTTGCATTCTGCCCTAGGCGATTTTTTCCGTAAAAAACCGCCCCTTACGAGGCGGTTAAATTTTCTCGCAATTTTCTTACAGAGAAATCGCGCTTACCGGGCAGAGCAACTTGTCTTGCATTCTGCCCTAGGCAATTTCCTTACAGAGAAATCGCGCTTACCGGGCAGGTGCCGGCGCAAGCGCCGCATTCAATGCATTTGGTTTCGTCAATTTTTCTTTTGCCTTCCACTTCGCTGATGGCGGCTACGGGGCAAGCAGATTCGCAAGCACCGCAATTGATGCAAACATCCGGATTCACTTTATAAGCCATGATATCTTCTCCTATATACCTAAAATGGTACTTAAATTATACATAAATTATACAAAAAAACACTCCTTTTGCGTTTTA from Elusimicrobium sp. includes the following:
- a CDS encoding PD-(D/E)XK nuclease family protein → MAKNLSFSYSKMGMYKECPQKYKFRYIHMLPEKPKYYFAFGSALHEVMEYIYNPANLVFPTLAESLTFFENHWNKTSFEQKGYASAEKELAGFAEGRRIIEAYYAKHAADFFHPLSVEMKSTLDMDGLNLISILDRIDYLGDGKIKILDYKTGKTVQREPDQLYMYQKVVETSPAIKALVQQKDPSVKELRVGELSFYHLPTLTEMTFERAPDLEILEFWQKVLKIADNIRAGKFDPTPGENQCRWCDYRNLCPVFTGKDYTGPTGYAARGALSFPPAASVTPSVAEPEVKSEQDILSEKIDRCGDLLQEAKQLQKEIIDLMRKNNFERHFGKNYKAELSRVEKLEFTDKEKVVELLRTLKLLAKVLVPTQSTVAGLLTDATVPAEAKAKLQAFSRKTEEINLNLEKAD
- a CDS encoding 4Fe-4S dicluster domain-containing protein, yielding MAYKVNPDVCINCGACESACPVAAISEVEGKRKIDETKCIECGACAGTCPVSAISL